AAGTAAGAAATTATGCAATCGTAAATTCCTTAAAGTATTTTTCCGATGATTATTACTACAGAAAGTACGGAAATGTAGTTCGTTATTTTTCAATATTTAAAGAAATAAATACAAACTGGAAATATGTTCCTGACCCTATTGATAAAGAATATTATGCCTCGTCAAAAGAAAGTATTTTACATCTTTCAGGTGATTGTGATGACCATTCCATAATGATGGCTTCTTGCATTAAAGCCATTGGTGGAGAAGTTCGCTTGGTAAGAACCATTGGACATTTATATCCGGAAGTAAAGGTTTGCCATAGAAGAGATCTTGATAGAATTAATTTATTGATCAGAGAATTATTTGAAGAAGAAACAAAAGGAAAATCCATTTATTTTCATATTGATAAAGATGGTTTTATCTGGCTAAATTTTGATTATTCCGACAGCTATCCCGGTGGTAAATTTATGAATGTTAAAATAGTAGATATTTTGAATGTTTAAGGAGTTTTTACAAATTACTTTATTTATTTAAAATATTATTACATTTGCAAGTAAATTTCAAGATATATTCAATTTTATTAGGGCATGAATAGCGTAAAACAACAGAGATTTACACACATATTACTAGCAAAGGGCTTGGTGGCATCGTTAATCCATTGGAGGATATGGACTTATAGGTTTTTGAGTATATCTGCATATAATGAAAATAAACGGAACTTCCGTTTATACTAATGTTATAGCCAATTATAAAATACTAACACAAATACTAACAAATATGAAAACCATAAAAAACAACATTTACTTCAAAGTAGGGACAATAGTAATTATAACATTGTTGCTTCTTATACCGACTTCTATGATTAGAAGTT
The Bacteroidota bacterium DNA segment above includes these coding regions:
- a CDS encoding transglutaminase — its product is MNKNSLSKIFKKSKNETKAEEKIKHVFLKKVISFIATIIISIPLFIILYQYVPEIKIVIADTYNLRFDHILSFIIIFALINLLVRLLKNIVFGIAIMVIIVLTINFFRNKYSYNDIYTDYKSLVMYLVEKPVKVPFLPESAHFRNATKVNKAIVHDDPEVRNYAIVNSLKYFSDDYYYRKYGNVVRYFSIFKEINTNWKYVPDPIDKEYYASSKESILHLSGDCDDHSIMMASCIKAIGGEVRLVRTIGHLYPEVKVCHRRDLDRINLLIRELFEEETKGKSIYFHIDKDGFIWLNFDYSDSYPGGKFMNVKIVDILNV